The genomic window tgagcgcgcgaattatcggactacagcttggcatttgttaccattgtttaatgtacaaatgtgtgtgtttgagataccaggagaggcctacttttacccttaaaaagcctgatttttcgttttcttccagggggctttgcccccctgggccccctagcagggcgttgcccctgcaccccaccagggcctgggcggcccctggaccccggcctcattttccttattttcaattctgatcagtttcacccatgtTAATATGTTAGTTGTTACTGTTAGGTTTTTGATGTTTTTCCCCTCATGGGCAAGGGCtggttttaaaaaaagcagCAACTGCTTATATCATAAACCTCGTAAATACAAATATAcctctcttatcttatcttatcttatgtaATATCTTATATCTTatcatcttatcttatcttatcatcTTATCTTATTCTTCCTCCGCTGAGGGTTTACTCACATTGTGATGGTACTGTCCAGCCAGATGGCACAGACGTTGAGCAAAGAGTACAGGTAAACACAGCACAGGGGTACCACTATCAAGCCAGGACACCTTAGGCACCAGCTGAAATCCCCCTTCTTTGCAGCTGAGCTCTTGTAACAAAGATAGTCTGGTTAAATGTACAGATCAGTGGAAAAAGGTGTCCTGTTTGCAGTTTGCAATGCTGAGAGTACTGTGTGTATTATGTGTACAAGTGTATGTGCAGTTTGCAACGATGACAGCACTGTGTGTTTTAATTATTTGTGTCCAGGCTCTAACTTTACAGTGACAAGTTTGATCTTGTACAGGTGTAGACATGCTTTTTGCAATGCTGAAAGCACTGAGTGTATTGACAGAGTAGACaaaccacacttttccatccattgtgtGATTACAATGGACAATAAATTATCTTGTGTCTTATGTACTGTGTGTGCAGACACCAGTTTTGGGGGCAGCGGCACAGGTAGCATGTCCGGCAACAAGCTGACCAATATCGCCCCCACACTCTCACTGGGGCCCCCACCCCACTCCTCCCCTGATCTGTCCACCCTCACCTCCCATACCCAGCCCCCCATCAACACCCTCCACACCCCCACCCAGCCCCTCATGACCTCGCCTCTAGGCGCCCACACCCTCAATCTCTCTGCCAACCCCCTCGGCCTCAACTCCGGCCACACAATGAGCACCctccacacacccacccacggTCTGAGTTCGCTCAGCTCTCCGGTCCAGAACCCCTCCCCACAGCCCCTGCTGTCGTCGCCACAAGTGACCAGCATTGTCAGTCTGCCACAGAGTTTCTGCTTTTCCTCCCAGTCCGCCCAGACCTCTGCCGCGGGCACCAGTCAACCTCTGGGGGTCACCCTGGGCTTTCCTGTGGCGTCTGCTGGCGGTCTCAACAGCAACACGTTCTCTCTCAACACCAGCAGCATCCCACTCAACACCAGTACTTTCCCACTCAACGCAAACACCATCCCACTCAACGCAGGCGGCACCATTCCCCAGCACTTCATGCAGTCGCTGTCCCTGGGCCAGCAGCAGACCATCTGCGCGTCGTTGCCGCAGAACTTCAGCTTCCCTCTGGGTCAGGCCCTGTTCACCATGCCCGGTGCTAACGGTGCCTCGGGCGGCCCCTTTCTGTCCACCACCTTCCCTGGCCTGCAGTCCGTCATCATGGGCAGCCAGCAGTCCCTCCTGCAGGGGGCCGTCATGGGCCCGGCATCCACCGCGCAGGGCGCTCAGCTACACTCGCTCGGAACGCTGGCCCCACAGTCTGTGTCCTTCCCCATCTCCACTGAACCGGTGCTGACCGAGCTGCCTACCACCCCCCAGCTGCCCACCACCCCCCAGCCCGCTCAGCTGGCCCTGGAGGCTTCCTACAAGCAGCAGTCCCGCCCCCCTTCTTGTCAGCAGGAGCCCCACCAGCCACTCCTCACCTCTCTACATCTGCAGCAAGGATCTCAAAACTCAGCCAACCAACCTCAACCATCTCAGACCTCAACAGCCGAGCAGCCAGCACTGACAGACGTCGGTGAAGAAACATCAGAGCCATCAGTGCAGACAGAAACAGCTCCTGCCCAACCGGTACAGGGCGAGGGTGAACACGCAGCCTCACCTCCGGGTGACCAGGCAGAGAAACACAAACAGGAACAGGCTTCCGCACAACCGCCTCCACTCTCCTCTTCTCCTGCTGTTCTTGCACAGCCACAACCACCGACACAACAACCTGTTTCTGACACCAGGAGCAAGGAGGTGGAGCCTGCTGTTGTTAGTTCAGCAGACAGTGAAGAGTTGAAAGCAGAGGAGGGTGGTGGAAAGAAGGGCAGGAAGGGGGAGGAGCCACTAGCACAGGAAGTGATTTCCAAGACCAGTGATGGACAGGGCGGAAGAGAGGTGATGGACACAGACACCAGCCCTGCTGACATCAAGCAAGAAGCCCTGGTATGTTCCTCACGTCCTTGTTCTGTTCATCAGGTGGTTTTATTCTCACAGGGATGTACCATTTTatttagatatatatatatggacatTGTGGCATCAGATTAAGTTTTCATTTTAAGCGTCCCTCTCTTAAAAATCCTCTTTTCAAGAACTTTGCAGTGCATATAAGTTTTGAGTTAAATTGAGGAGAGCAGagatgaacagagagagagagagagagagagagagagtcttgtatgtgtgtgtgtgtttgtgtgcgtgcatgcgtgtgcagGTTTCCTGTGAGTGACTGTGTATGTATATTCATATGATTTTAGTGCAATTCTTAATTCTTAGTCAATGTGATGTCTTTAGTGTTTAAACCGCCTGAAACAGCAAAGTAATTTTCCTTATctttacaaggacaagaaatCTTGAGTCTTGAAGAAACTTACATGAACACTGTCAATACTTGCAGGAAGCAGAAGAGACAAgtaccccacccccacccaagGTCAGTCCTGCAGATGACAGCCGCTCTTCAGCCTCCCCACAGGTGACAGCAGAGTCCTCGCCGGTCAAGGTGGAAGCCAGCGCTGACCAGGTGGACAGCATGGACACTCACAACACCTCCACACACAGCGCCAGTCACCTCTACACCTCACAGCTGGACAGGGGTCAACGGGCCACCAGGATGCACCACAGCCTGCTGACCAGCCTCAAGCAGGAGGCCATGGAggtggaagaagaggaggatCTACCTTTCCCGAACAGCACACCTGGGTCGGAGGATTCGCTGGACAGCTACTCCCAGCGCCACAGCCCCTCCCCCATGGCCAGTCTGTGCTTGACCCGCGccgacaccaccaccatcaccaccacttcATCCTACAGCAGGTCACGactggaggagggggagggggttcaGGATGTGAAGCTCTTCCCTGCTGCGTCAGGTACATTTGATCTTCCTTCCTTACCTGTGTGTGGTCAAGGTGTCACTGTCAGCAGACTCTCCCATCTCCCTGTACTTACAGTTAGATGTGTCCAAGACAATTTTTATTTCaatgaacaataaaaaaaacgctcgcgctggacccgagtactcttcagacattcacacacacacacacacacacacacacacactctctctctccctcactccctccctctctctctctctctttctttcttacacacacacacacacacacacacacacacacaaacagtaacactaacacatgtgcacaaaatgaacacacacacacacacaccgcgcgagagaaaaagactacagggaggcattgacgtcaaagactttcgaccgtgacgtaattacgtcactattcttggtttacggtaccattcggcggctttgctacgagtatgccatagtcttggttggccgagaccttgcaccgttctatcagactgcctggctggctgttgcaccgcgaattcctcccaccgccaagtcgtttttttgtggtttatttcgcatttaggtcccaggtaacattatgaagttttaatacgatcaatcggacctagctattatcaagttagtgtatcaacttttgaacaaactgcgcccagtagtttcccagcaataagctgttaagtcgagacacacacacacacacacacacagacaattaaagtctgctgagccctagtactagcgtactcggggataaagcgttgttattgttattgttgttcacAGTTGGGAAATAACAGTTTTTCTCTCATTCAACTGTAGGGACAATAGTTtcattatgtatgtgtgttcctgcatgtgtgtgagggcgtgtttgtgtgtgtgagggcgtgtttgtgtgtgtgtgaggtgtttgtgtgtgtatgagggtgtttgtgtgtgtatgagggcgtgtttgtgtgtgagtgagggcgtgtttgtgtgtgtgtgagggtgtgtgtgtgagggtgtgtttgtgtgtgtgtgagggcgtgtttgtgtgtgtgtggctgcgtgtttgtgtgttctttGTATTTTATCTTGGTTGCTTTAACATTTGTATTCAATTGTGTATTTTGCCTCCATtcttgtgttgtgtgttcagGTGAACACATGGCAGCAGACGTGGATGACGCAGAGTTTGTGTGGGAGGACTACCTGCAGGAAACAGGGGCGGCCGCTGTGCCTCCCACTGCCTTTAAACATGTAGGTATCTTACCCTGTGTTTCATTCATGTCGGCACATCTCTAACTAGAGCATGAAGTCGTTTGTTCTTTTCCACTGCAAAATGGCCACCAGTGTGTGTCAACAAACAGCTACGGAAGGGCAATATTTTATAGGTGAGGAGGAATTGTATCCctccatttttgttttgtttttgtttgtgtctgcaaTATTGTGGTAAATCTGTTGGTGATAATAGTAGTACATGCAATATCAAAATGTGCAGATACTAGAACTTCTCAAACTCTGTATATCTTAATATTTATGGAAAAGAGTGCAAACAAAGTCAAGAAAGATCATTTGACAGATAGTATTGATGTGCAGGTGGAGTGCAGCTTGCAGAGCGGCTTTGTGAAGGGGATGAGGGTGGAGGTCCCCAACAGGTGTAACCCGGGGACCTACTGGGTGGCTGCCGTCGTCATGACCTGCGGCCCACTGCTGCGTGTGCGTTACGAAGGTTACGAGGACGATGCGTCACATGACTTCTGGTGCGACCTTTCAACCTGTGAGATTCACCCCATTGGCTGGTGCGCTGAGTCTGGAATGGCACTTACTCCTCCCGAAGGTGAGGTTTCTGTCATACATAGAGTGGATAAAGAATGAATTAGTTGACAATGAATGCCTGTCCTGGGAGAGGTGGATGGAGGGGTAGATAGAGGAATGCGCTGTTGGACTGAGAGAGGAAGCACGCTGGGGTCATGTTGGTATTTCTGATTGCAAGTTTGTTTTGAAGACACCACCACAAGCtgtaggcttgttgttgtttttactttaTGTCAATGTAAATTTCATGAACATGTTAaacacagggttcgtacaggtcatggaaaacctggaaagtcatggaatttgatttttaattttccaggcctggaaagtcatggaatttcaattcaagtcatggaaagtcatggaatttaacaaaaataagaaagaaagaaaaattaacctttagcacgccagcggcgattttcgttgcccagccattccccaccccccctttgccagccagcagtgatttgcgtcgccagcacaaggcttgttcgtatgaccaacttctcgttcgtatttgcatacgagaataacagtatttttaacggcacttgagccaaagcgaggctcacttccttccgttatgtcgtcgtgtcgtctgcgctgcatttgagtcggtttcgtcgaagttttctgcttttgtttttgcatcgataaagtactttagcgcttcgacaagcaagatggaggatgatgagtttgaaactttcttttgagttgtttcttgacaacaaaaagtatgcagaattggaacgaattaccgaggaagatcttcgcaatgaactgtgtatcgcggtgaaaaaaatgacagttcgtcaagtcacaatgacggttacgaaacggaatttacgaaagtgcagatggatacaaacagtggctggtccagtttagtgaaatgacaggaccagcaaacattaccgataatctgactgcgtagcaaatgcttgacttgcttgtcgaagagacactgcgtagaaactgactcaaattcagtgcaaagcaagccagtgtcaaaactggcagtgacaagacgtaaaaagtttgcgtgttcggaaatggcgacctgtggatctagtcatggaaaatgttattgaggctcatggaaagtcatggaaaagtcatggaattttgtttctaaaaaccagtggggaccctgtaaacaggaaataaaacattgtttaaaccaaggtgGGGTCAGAGGGCATTGCAGTTTCCAGCCTCAGTTGGACGTGAATTGAAAACATGTACAGGTCaaaacgtcatggatttgtCCGCTTGGTAGGAGAATTGTTGGTCAGGATACCTCTTGCATGTCAAAACTATCATTGGTCGACCACAGGTGTCAGAACAGTGCGTCAGATGAAAAAAGTGTGCGTCAACGATCAAAGACTGAGGCCTGGGACTAACACTGACTGGGTGTGCTCTGATTGATCAGCTGACTGATGGAGTGAACAAAACATCTCTTTACAATTGATAACATGAGCAGAACCCAGCAAAAGAGGTCGTATGAGAAGGCACCAGGAAGTCCAACACATCTTTTCAGTATATATGTGGTTAGAAGGCTTTTGTTTGCGCCTTATTTCAGGTCTCCATTCAGTTTTGTTGTCTGTGACATACTTTGTCTCACTTGATCACTGTGTGCATGTTCAGGAATCCAAGAGAAGCACAAGGACCGGATGGCGGCGCTGAAGGACATGATGAAGACTGCCCCCGCTGCCCCCAGCTACCTGTTGGACAAGGTGAGTGTAACGCACCTGTTGACACACTCTCTGTCTTGGTCATCACACTcacattcaacacacacacatttccagGTAAGTTCTTGATAAAGGTAGGCTTTGAACTTATTTGTCCTTTTGCAAGTCCAAATCTGAAGGTAACATTTTGATTATTTTTGTTTGCTCTTTTGTCCTCTTCCCAAGTTGTGTAAAGGTCAGAGGTTGTTGTTGAATATTCAGGCAgtgttttttttccccactTCACTCATTGATCAGGGAGATTCTGTTATTAATAGCTTTTTCCGCTGAAGAGTGGCGATCTATAAGATGTTTAATGTCAACACAGCTCAATGGCTGAGTCTGCGTCTGACCAGATTGGAAGGGGTTGTGAGCGTGTACGTTATGCGTGCAGACGACAGGCACGAGCCCCATCGACCAGCTCCAGCAAGGCATGCGTCTAGAGCTGCAGGACCGGGACCGACCCATACAGGTGTGGCTGGCCCGCATCATGGAGAACGTGGGGGGGCGTCTCTACCTGAGGGTGGAGGGCATGGACAGCGGCCTGGCCGACTTCTGGGCCTTCTACCTGGATGAACACCTGCACCCCATCGGCTGGGCCAAGCAGAGAGGCTACACCTATGCACCACCAAaaggtgcgtgcgtgtgtgtgtgtaactctgtctctctctctctctctctctctctctctctctctctctctctctctctctctctctctctctctctctctctctctctctctctctctctctctctctctctctctctctctctctctgtgtctgtgtgcatgaacTTTTTTGATACAGCTCTTACCGCATAACAGTATACTCTCTTGCTCTTTTACATATCTTATTTCGTCTCAAAGGTAGGTAGAGTCTGTAGTGCtgtttgtgtggtttttggTTGCATCTAGTATTTTGCCCTCTCTTACTACTGTATTAGTTTGGTGTTCTGTTATTGTTGATTTTGAGCTAGCGCCTGAGGTACAAGTTGTGGAAAGTCAGTAttgacaatgtttgtttgtttgtttgttttctccaGTTTTGAAAAAGCAGGGGCTGGCAGAAAGTGAGATACAACAGATACTGGACACAGCTTTAAAAGAAGCCGAGGAGCAAAAACTGCCTGCTGATATATTCAAGGTATTAATGTCCGTCCCTTATTTCCTCTTTATTTCCGCAGTCTCTTTGGTAAGGTGACCTTGGGGACACTTGTCTAAACTACAGTCACAAAAGGGAGTTGGTTTTATGTGGAGGTCATTGAAACAGGGAGTGTCAGTTAAAAAGGCATCACAGAACGTTTTTTGTTCATGGTTACAAAGTGAGGCTTACATTAACAAATCTAACTGGCTGTAAAGCTGCAAAAAAATGATGACAGAGAATGGAAAatggtacttcttcttctttcttcttgtcgatcacacgtctATACTGTTAGACCAGACAGCACGACAAATGATATGGAAAATAGTACAAACAGACTTGTCTTGTTTGATCAGCTTTAGACGCTATTTGCAACAGAACACACATTCTCATgagcacatgcacacgcacactcacacacatccacggaaacacacactctccctctctctctcactctatcttttgtttgtttgtttgtttgtttgtttgtttccttaacgcccagccgaccacgaagggccatatcagggcggtgctgctttgacatataacgtgcgccacacacaagacagaagtcgcagcacgggcttcatgtctcacccagtcacattattctgacaccggaccaaccagtcctagcactaaccccataatgccagacgccaggcggagcagccactagattgccaattttaaagtcttaggtatgacccggccggggttcgaacccacgacctcccgatcacggggcggacgccttaccactaggccaaccgtgccttaccactaggccaaccgtgccttaccactaggccaaccgtgccttaccactaggccaaccttaccactaggccaaccatgccttaccactaggccaaccgtgccttaccactaggccaaccgtgccttactactaggccaaccgtgccttaccactaggccaaccgtgccttaccactaggccaaccgtgccttaccactaggcaaccgtgccttaccactaggccaaccgtgccttaccactaggccaaccttaccactaggccaaccgtgccttaccacaggccaaccttaccactaggccaaccgtgccttaccactaggccaacagtgccttaccactaggccaaccgtgccttaccactaggccaccgtgccttaccactaggccaaccgtgccttaccactaggccaaccgtgccttaccactaggccaccgtgccttaccactaggccaaccgtgccttaccactaggccaaccgtgccttaccactaggccaaccgtgccttaccactaggccaaccttaccactaggccaaccttaccactaggccaaccgtgccttaccactaggccaaccttaccactaggccaaccgtgccttaccactaggccaaccttaccactaggccaaccttaccactaggccaaccttaccactaggccaaccttaccactaggccaaccttaccactaggccaaccttaccactaggccaaccgtgccttaccactaggccaaccttaccactaggccaaccttaccactaggccaaccttaccactaggccaaccttaccacaaggccaaccttaccactaggccaaccttaccactaggccaaccgtgccacaaggccaaccttaccactaggccaaccgtgccacaaggccaaccttaccactaggccaaccatgccacaaggccaaccttaccactaggccaaccttaccactaggccaaccttaccactaggccaaccgtgccttaccactaggccaaccttaccactaggccaaccgtgccttaccactaggccaaccttaccactaggccaaccgtgccttaccactaggccaacagtGCCGGTCTATCTTTtgttaccttcttcttcttcaaacaAACACTTGTCTTTTCAACAAGCagaattttatgtgtatgaccgtttttcccaGCCATTTAGGTAGCCTTGCTCTGTTTTCGGGGGATACGTGCtaggtatttttgtgtttcgaAACTCTTACATGGACTACCTGATCTTTAACGTGCgtaatttttatttaaaattcTGTTTTTTTCCAACATATGGCATgacatgacaacaacatcagacatcaacatcaaataacatccGACATACAAGACTATGCTATATGCATCTTCAAAAATAAGAAGAATAACGTGCATACTTAATCTTGTATCTGTGTGTACaaaaggggataaggcactagtaggtttgcacataagttgacctaggagatcggaaaaatctcaacCCTTAACCAACTAAGCGAGGctgcagggccggatctggggggggggggggggggggggggttcctgggttccggaacccacccccccccttcttggccatccgatgtacctctcagagaaaaagaaaaaaaatgtcagacttatttactaggcatatatgtctttgggattattccactgaaccactatggtaaatgaatatctgaagtattttgttactgttgaaaatgtgtaattttgattcccagttgcaaggaaagaccaaaaaattacctcacaaatgcaaaattttctcggcttctgggatgctttgccccccagaccccccagcggggcgttgcccctgcaccccaccggggccccccccccccccccaccccccccccagccccccccccccccccccccctcaaacgaacttggtccggccctgggctGGGATTGGATCCTTAGAAGATCACACGAAAGGCTGGCGTCTTAACCAATAGGCTGTTGCGCCTGTGGTTTTGTTATCTGAAATCAGCTTATGTGTTAGATGTTTACACCGTGTGTTGGCTGCAGGACCAGGCCCAGATCAGGGAGCACAAGTTCAAGCGAGGCATGAAGCTGGAGGCCGTCAACCCCAACAGCAGCAATCACATCGGCCCCGCCACCGTGGTGGAGGTCATGGACCGGTTCTACTTTAACGTGGAGATGGACGACCTCACGCTCACCGACCCCGCTAAGAGGACGCGCTTCAGTTGTCACAGCTCCACCCCCACCATCTTCCCCATCCAGTGGACTGTCTACAAGGGAATCAAGCTCACCGCACCACCTGGTCAGTACGCTCTTCACGCATCTACACgtggacagtggaaccccccgttTAAGTCCTCCCAAtgcaagactccctcccttttaactcACTCAGGGCGGCCAGTTTTCTCCCTTGACTTTCCCTCCACACgggccatttgcatgggttaGGAAAAAATTCATAGTGAAAGAATGAATAAAGATAGACAGATGAATCGCTAATTTCACCTTGATCCACGTAAGATCCTTCAGTTTGAAGCATTTCAACAACTTCCAACGCCGTAAAACGCCTTGCATTGGGTCTACGAGACGAGCGTGACAACTGCGTGGAAGACGCCATTGTCATGCTGTTTACCCTAACGCTGATCGTCGGTAGTTTCGCAAACCGGGTCACAATACAGACAAAGAAAGGGACAAGTGAatgcagttgcttcccttgcactGTGGAAAGACCACAGAACAAGCTATCAACATTTAGTTCCGTACAAACTGCGTCACGATCGCCGCGCGCATTTTCGAAGTTCAGAAACGCTATAGCGTTCCGTCGTCAGGAACGCTATGGCGGACTCGGAACGCTATAGCGTTCCATCGCCCGGAGAGAGTTAAGACcccgttttctcagactttctgttcataacgtcagtaaaagtacccccattttaagactccctccgttttaagacccgattttctcagatatttggaggtcttaaaaggggggttccactgtacttttaTTAAGCATTCGCTTTTCAGATCTTTCAAAGTTTTGCTGTGTTGATTGGAAAATGTCACATGGTATTTTACATAGATATCAGATGTGTCATTTTTCATGAAGGTTTGTTCATTTCCATACAGTGGAAGCCTCCTTTTACGACCTTTATAAATCTaagaaaatgaggtcttaaaaaggagggagtcttaaagtggaggtcaatttacacaggctttgaacagaacatctgagaaagaagggtcttaaaaaggagggagtcttaaagtggaggttcttaaaaggggggttccactgtaagatACTTTTGCAGGAGAGCGCTACCTAAGACAGCAATGGGCGACACGGGAAGGAAAAGCTATTGTAGCATGAACACAAAGGGTGCAGGtggaaagggaggtaactgcGCCCCAAAAGCTTTTACTCTCTTGAAGTGTTCTTGCTATAGCTCATTTTACAGCACATGGTCATTGTCTTAATTCTTTTGAAACACTTTAATATCCACTGTCATAGTGACATAGTAATTTTACTGTGGGACATCCTACGTTAGAGTTGTATCAGATGGTACAAAaggtttctgtctgtttgttcagGTTGGCCTAAACCAGATTTTAATTGGGCGGATTACCTGAACCACTGCAGAGCCATGGCCGCGCCGGACAGCTGCTTTCTGCTGGTGAGTTGTTTCTCATTCTCATTAGCTTGAGTGGTAGCTCTTTAGTAAAACAGATGTTCACTGTTCAGTGAAGTTAATGAACTTTTCTGTGAGTTGAATATTGTTTGCATGAGAAAACATGGGGTAATGTTGCAGTCAAACACTctcagagagaaaaacaagaagagagTGGGTCCAATTCTTGGTTGACAGAGTGTGAATGTTGCTGATCACCATTCCCAGCATGGCAATTTTTTGGGGAATGAACCGCACACAAAAAAGCTGATAATGATGATGTGG from Littorina saxatilis isolate snail1 linkage group LG4, US_GU_Lsax_2.0, whole genome shotgun sequence includes these protein-coding regions:
- the LOC138965292 gene encoding scm-like with four MBT domains protein 1 isoform X1 gives rise to the protein MDNKLSCVLCTVCADTSFGGSGTGSMSGNKLTNIAPTLSLGPPPHSSPDLSTLTSHTQPPINTLHTPTQPLMTSPLGAHTLNLSANPLGLNSGHTMSTLHTPTHGLSSLSSPVQNPSPQPLLSSPQVTSIVSLPQSFCFSSQSAQTSAAGTSQPLGVTLGFPVASAGGLNSNTFSLNTSSIPLNTSTFPLNANTIPLNAGGTIPQHFMQSLSLGQQQTICASLPQNFSFPLGQALFTMPGANGASGGPFLSTTFPGLQSVIMGSQQSLLQGAVMGPASTAQGAQLHSLGTLAPQSVSFPISTEPVLTELPTTPQLPTTPQPAQLALEASYKQQSRPPSCQQEPHQPLLTSLHLQQGSQNSANQPQPSQTSTAEQPALTDVGEETSEPSVQTETAPAQPVQGEGEHAASPPGDQAEKHKQEQASAQPPPLSSSPAVLAQPQPPTQQPVSDTRSKEVEPAVVSSADSEELKAEEGGGKKGRKGEEPLAQEVISKTSDGQGGREVMDTDTSPADIKQEALEAEETSTPPPPKVSPADDSRSSASPQVTAESSPVKVEASADQVDSMDTHNTSTHSASHLYTSQLDRGQRATRMHHSLLTSLKQEAMEVEEEEDLPFPNSTPGSEDSLDSYSQRHSPSPMASLCLTRADTTTITTTSSYSRSRLEEGEGVQDVKLFPAASGEHMAADVDDAEFVWEDYLQETGAAAVPPTAFKHVECSLQSGFVKGMRVEVPNRCNPGTYWVAAVVMTCGPLLRVRYEGYEDDASHDFWCDLSTCEIHPIGWCAESGMALTPPEGIQEKHKDRMAALKDMMKTAPAAPSYLLDKTTGTSPIDQLQQGMRLELQDRDRPIQVWLARIMENVGGRLYLRVEGMDSGLADFWAFYLDEHLHPIGWAKQRGYTYAPPKVLKKQGLAESEIQQILDTALKEAEEQKLPADIFKDQAQIREHKFKRGMKLEAVNPNSSNHIGPATVVEVMDRFYFNVEMDDLTLTDPAKRTRFSCHSSTPTIFPIQWTVYKGIKLTAPPGWPKPDFNWADYLNHCRAMAAPDSCFLLDYEDQEFERGMKLECVNPDSPNQICAATITKLVAHLMWVHLDSSARIVASHVEHVASHNLFPVGWCESNGFQLRPPRRAGLSTGATAHRRVAVVQPEMAEGVQVKEEESKGKTYCPKIYFNHKCFSGPHLSKGRIAELPCSVGPGPLGLVMKEVLSMLISVAYKSSRVLREIQLDGPPNPSMTQHILKAKYKNKSYRAVVEICRTTNQLEDFCRQVCIKLECCPNLISPHFVGDSCPENCSQLTKTKYTYYYGKKKRKIGRPPGGHTNLENGPKKPTKRRKRRTLGMVVRKAHSPNGEEGEEEGEEADDKTSEASDTPTVDSSSSNTITRLHDHKPHGLSASAVISKRLKRKYTHHIPPPSEIRTRGAKLPRYSFERRTHKKILLSPVASGVSGLRSKTLQSHQLHHKSQKWTRSHSPEHLHPQTSSTAIARHNTHPYTHHHHPPRPCTSPLSTSTPLSMMSASTPFSLPPPCSPLALDKNPLHWTVAETVHFIKTTDCAHVAKLFRDQEIDGQALLLLTLPTVQEHLELKLGPAIKLCHEIERVKRAFYTRYDAPQPSAHY